The following proteins are encoded in a genomic region of Chaetodon auriga isolate fChaAug3 chromosome 8, fChaAug3.hap1, whole genome shotgun sequence:
- the lratd2b gene encoding protein LRATD2 yields MGNQVEKLTHLNYAEVPTSDPNGFDPDDDGPRIGVSYIFSNDDGDDDQDDHLDHFSTANHAVNHEEKPFDPQDELQCAIHYRQECVYERPTGGATHSAESLLNKCRPGDLLEFVATGQYPHWAVYVGDFQVVHLHRAEIKNNFLTDVSQGKKGRIVNSLYRYRALPPEEIVRNALDHVGSRDRELYWRNSECFAAWCRFGKREFKIGGEIRIGKQPYRLKLLFSEKKSHVLEFQSLEDVIMEKRRNDQIGKDAVMQELANHLNATHEIKEEHFVN; encoded by the coding sequence ATGGGGAACCAGGTGGAGAAACTAACGCATTTAAATTACGCAGAGGTGCCGACGTCGGACCCAAATGGGTTCGACCCGGACGACGACGGACCGCGGATCGGCGTCTCTTACATTTTCTCCAACGACGACGGCGACGACGACCAGGACGATCATTTGGACCACTTTTCAACGGCCAACCACGCCGTAAACCATGAAGAGAAGCCCTTCGACCCCCAGGACGAGCTGCAGTGCGCGATTCATTACCGACAGGAGTGCGTCTACGAGAGACCCACCGGAGGCGCGACTCACTCTGCGGAAAGTCTCCTGAACAAATGCAGACCTGGAGACCTGCTGGAGTTTGTGGCCACGGGACAGTACCCACACTGGGCTGTTTACGTCGGAGACTTCCAGGTGGTTCACTTACACAGGGCTGAGATAAAGAACAACTTTCTCACCGACGTGAGCCAGGGTAAAAAAGGCAGGATAGTGAACAGTCTCTACAGGTACCGTGCGCTCCCGCCGGAGGAGATTGTGCGCAACGCCCTGGACCACGTTGGgtcgagagacagagagctctACTGGAGGAACTCTGAGTGTTTTGCCGCCTGGTGCCGCTTTGGCAAACGGGAGTTCAAAATCGGAGGGGAGATAAGGATAGGAAAGCAGCCGTACCGGTTAAAACTACTCTTTTCAGAGAAGAAGAGTCACGTCTTGGAGTTTCAGAGCCTGGAGGACGTGATCatggaaaagaggaggaacGATCAGATTGGCAAAGATGCTGTAATGCAAGAGCTGGCCAAccacctgaacgcaacacatGAAATCAAAGAGGAGCATTTTGTCAACTGA
- the nsmce2 gene encoding E3 SUMO-protein ligase NSE2, protein MSFSAVHGTLSSLKSCQADIGTGMDIVTDVAMDLAEAQDEDMNPAIEEMRAMIVECARLDREINCFVDIVQQVTTEVVTQQPEAMFSLSAKVKEQFTERTARLSDTDLHNHPKLVAFKDSIKSSLNQANQEPAENTEELQGDVVVSQSQVNFTCPLTQVEMVNPVKNKKCNHHYDEEAILCLIKTRHSQKKKCRCPVVGCENTDVSKSDLIPDQLLRRMIQSQKRQGKRM, encoded by the exons ATGTCTTTTAGCGCGGTTCACGGAACACTGTCGAGCCTGAAGTCGTGTCAGGCAGACATCGGGACGGGCATGGACATAGTGACAGATGTGGCTATGGACCTGGCGGAAGCACAGG ATGAAGACATGAACCCTGCCATCGAAGAGATGAGGGCCATGATTGTGGAGTGTGCCAGGCTGGACAGGGAGATTAACTGCTTTGTTGACATTGTGCAACAAGTCACAACAGAG GTTGTTACACAGCAGCCAGAGGCCATGTTCAGCCTGTCTGCCAAAGTGAAGGAGCAGTTCACAGAGAGGACAGCCAGGCTCTCTGACACTGACCTGCACAATCACCCCAAACTGGTGGCCTTCAAGGACAGCATCAAGAGCTCTCTCAACCAAG ccaacCAAGAGCCAGcagagaacacagaggagctcCAGGGGGACGTCGTAGTTTCACAGAGCCAAGTCAACTTCACCTGCCCACTCACACAG GTGGAGATGGTAAACCCGGTGAAGAATAAAAAGTGCAACCACCACTATGACGAAGAAGCCATACTGTGCCTCATCAAAACAAGACACAGCCAGAAAAAGAAATGCCG CTGTCCTGTGGTGGGCTGCGAGAACACAGATGTGAGCAAGTCGGATCTGATTCCTGACCAGCTGCTGAGGAGAATGATCCAGAGCCAAAAGAGACAGGGCAAGCGGATGTAG
- the washc5 gene encoding WASH complex subunit 5, with protein MVDFLAENNLCGQAILRIVSRGNAIIAELLRLSDFIPAVFRLKDKSDQQKYGDIICDFSYFKGPEYYEGKLEAKPELQDLDEEFRENNIEILSRFYLAFESVHKYIVDLNRYLDDLHEGVYIQQTLETVLLNEDGKQLLCEALYLYGVMLLVIDQKIEGEVRERMLVSYYRYSAARSSADSNLDDICKLLRSTGYSSQPGAKRPANYPESYFQRVPISTPFISMVIGRLRSDDIYNQVSAYPLPEHRSTALANQAAMLYVCLFFSPSILHTQQAKMREIVDKYFPDNWVISIYMGITVNLVEAWEPYKAAKIALNYTLDSANIKEQATRYAASMESLRPQVQQLLKEGFLREEIILDNIPKLLNCLRDCNVAIRWLMLHSAESAYDPNNKRLRQIKDQVLNDSKYKPKILFQLLLDTAQFEFTLKEMFKQMLSEKQIKWESYKKEGSERMTELAEVFSGVKPLTRVEKNENLQAWFREISKQIESLNYEDSTAAGRKTVQLIQALVEVQEFHQLESNLQVCQFLADTRKFLHQMIRTINIKEEVLITMQIVGDLSYAWQIIDSFTSIMQESIRVNPSMVTKLRATFLKLASALDLPLLRINQANSADLLSVSQFYSGELVAYVRKVLQIIPESMFTSLAKIIKLQIHDIMEVPTRLDKDKLKDYSQLGARYEVAKFTHDISIFTEGILMMKTTLVGIIKVDPKQLLEDGIRKELVKRVAYALHKGLIFNPKAKPSELMPKLKEMAATMDGFYRSFEYIQDYVSIYGLKIWQEEVSRIINYNVEQECNSFLRAKIQDWQSVHQSTHIPIPKFPSVDESATFIGRLCREILRITDPKSTCYIDQMNTWYDLKSHHEVTNNRLFSEIQNTLGTFGLNGLDRLLCFMIVKELQNFLTILQKTILRDKAVVDVFKAMLGAVNPVQGIVANASKVYASAVAKTQKIWGAYLEAIMKVGQMQILRQQIANELNYSCKFDSKHLAAALENLNKSLLADIEAHYQDPSLPYPKEDNTLLYDITAHLEAAGIHNPLNKIYITTKRLPYFPIINFLFIIAQLPKLQYSKNQGMTCRKATDPVDWPPLVLGLLTLLKQFHSRYTQQFMALIGQFIRSIMEQCTSQKIPDMPSDVVGALMFLEDYVKYTKLSRKVAEAHVPSFIFDEFRTIL; from the exons ATGGTGGACTTCCTGGCGGAGAACAACCTGTGCGGCCAGGCCATCCTCAGGATAGTTTCTAGAGGAAACGCCATCATTGCTGAGCTCCTGCGCCTCTCTGACTTCATCCCGGCGGTTTTCAGGCTCAAGGACAAGAGCGACCAGCAGAAATATGGAGACATCATCTGTGACTTCAGCTACTTTAAG GGTCCAGAGTATTACGAGGGGAAGCTGGAAGCCAAACCTGAGCTTCAAGACCTGGATGAAGAGTTTAGAGAGAACAACATTGAGATTCTGTCAAGGTTCTATTTGGCTTTTGAGAGTGTCCACAAATATATAGTGGATCTGAACAG aTATTTGGATGACCTACATGAGGGTGTTTATATTCAGCAGACCCTGGAGACTGTGCTTCTAAATGAGGATGGAAAACAGCTTTTA TGTGAGGCTCTCTACCTTTATGGAGTCATGTTGCTGGTTATTGACCAAAAAATTGAAGGGGAAGTCAGAGAGAGGATGCTTGTTTCTTACTATAGATACAG TGCTGCCCGTTCATCCGCTGACTCCAACCTGGATGACATCTGCAAACTCCTGCGCAGCACCGGCTACTCCAGTCAGCCTGGAGCCAAACGGCCAGCCAACTACCCAGAGAGCTACTTCCAGAGAGTTCCCATCAGTACCCCTTTTATCAGCATGGTCATCGGGAGGCTGCGCTCGGACGACATATACAACCAA gtgTCTGCGTACCCTCTACCAGAGCATCGTAGCACAGCGCTGGCTAACCAGGCAGCcatgctgtatgtgtgcctCTTCTTCAGCCCCTCCATACTGCACACCCAGCAGGCCAAGATGAGGGAAATAGTGGACAAGTACTTTCCTGACAACTGG gttaTCAGTATCTACATGGGGATCACAGTAAACTTGGTGGAGGCGTGGGAACCATACAAAGCTGCCAAGATCGCTCTCAACTACACTTTGGACTCTGCGAACATCAAAGAGCAG GCTACTCGATATGCGGCTAGCATGGAGAGCCTGAGGCCTCaggtgcagcagctgctgaaagaAGGTTTCCTCAGAGAGGAGATCATCCTGGACAACATCCCCAAACTACTCAACTGTCTGAGGGACTGCAACGTCGCTATCCGCTGGCTGATGCTGCActctgcagagtcag CCTATGACCCAAACAACAAGCGACTGCGTCAGATCAAAGACCAAGTGCTCAATGACTCCAAGTACAAGCCCAAGATCCTGTTCCAGCTCCTGCTAGACACAGCTCAGTTCGAGTTCACTCTCAAAGAG ATGTTCAAGCAGATGTTGTCAGAGAAGCAGATCAAATGGGAGAGCTATAAGAAGGAGGGATCAGAGAGAATGACTGAGCTAGCCGAAGTCTTCTCTGGTGTCAAACCTCTCACCAGGGTGGAGAAAAATG AGAACTTACAGGCCTGGTTCAGAGAAATCTCAAAGCAGATCGAGTCTTTGAACTACGAGGACTCCACAGCTGCTGGGAGGAAGACGGTTCAGCTCATACAGGCTCTTGTTGAG GTCCAGGAGTTCCATCAGTTGGAGTCTAACCTCCAGGTCTGTCAGTTCCTGGCTGACACCAGGAAGTTTCTGCACCAGATGATCCGCACCATCAATATCAAAGAGGAAGTGCTCATCACCATGCAGATAGTTGGAGACCTGTCCTATGCATGGCAGATAATTGACAG CTTCACATCAATTATGCAGGAGAGCATCAGAGTCAACCCGTCCATGGTTACCAAACTGAGAGCTACCTTTCTGAAG cTGGCATCTGCTTTGGACCTTCCGTTGCTGCGAATCAACCAAGCCAACAGTGCTGACCTGCTGAGCGTCTCCCAGTTCTACTCTGGAGAGTTGGTGGCATATGTCAGAAAG GTGCTGCAGATCATCCCAGAGAGCATGTTTACCTCTCTAGCCAAGATCATCAAGCTTCAGATCCATGATATCATGGAGGTGCCAACACGGCTAGATAAGGACAAGCTGAAGGATTACTCCCAACTTGGGGCTCGCTATGAA GTGGCTAAATTCACCCATGACATCTCCATTTTCACTGAGGGGATCCTGATGATGAAGACCACTCTCGTTGGGATCATTAAG GTGGATCCTAAGCAGCTTCTGGAGGATGGCATCAGGAAGGAGCTGGTGAAGAGGGTAGCTTATGCTCTGCACAAAGGACTGATCTTCAACCCCAAGGCTAAG CCGAGTGAGCTGATGCCCAAATTGAAGGAGATGGCAGCCACCATGGACGGGTTCTACAGGTCCTTTGAGTACATCCAGGACTATGTCAGTATTTACGGCCTTAAAATCTGGCAGGAGGAAGTGTCCCGCATCATCAACTACAATGTGGAACAGGAATGCAACAGCTTCCTGAGGGCCAAG ATCCAGGACTGGCAGAGTGTGCACCAGTCCACCCACATCCCCATCCCAAAGTTTCCCTCTGTGGACGAGTCTGCCACCTTCATCGGTCGTCTCTGCAGAGAGATCCTCCGAATCACTGATCCCAA GTCGACGTGCTACATCGACCAGATGAACACCTGGTATGACCTGAAGAGCCACCATGAGGTCACCAACAACAGGCTGTTCTCTGAGATCCAGAACACCCTGGGCACATTTGGCCTCAATGGACTAGACCGTCTGCTCTGCTTCATGATCGTCAAGGAACTTCAG AACTTCCTGACAATACTTCAGAAGACCATCCTGAGGGACAAAGCTGTGGTGGATGTTTTTAAAGCCATGCTGGGTGCTGTCAACCCAGTCCAGGGCATCGTAG ctAATGCCAGCAAAGTGTATGCCAGTGCTGTGGCCAAAACCCAGAAGATCTGGGGTGCCTACCTGGAAGCAATCATGAAG GTGGGCCAGATGCAGATTCTCAGACAACAGATCGCTAATGAGCTGAACTACTCCTGCAAGTTTGACTCCAAACACCTGGCTGCTGCCCTGGAAAACCTCAACAA GTCTCTGCTGGCAGATATTGAAGCTCACTACCAGGATCCGTCTCTGCCCTATCCAAAAGAGGACAACACTCTTCTGTATGACATCACTGCCCACCTGGAGGCTGCTGGCATTCACAACCCACTCAACAAG ATCTACATCACCACAAAGCGCCTACCTTACTTCCCCATCATCAACTTCCTGTTTATTATCGCTCAGCTGCCTAAACTTCAGTACAGCAAAAACCAag GAATGACCTGCAGGAAGGCCACAGACCCAGTTGACTGGCCTCCACTGGTGCTCGGCCTGCTCACCCTGCTCAAGCAGTTCCACTCCAGATACACGCAACAGTTCATGGCTCTCATTGGTCAGTTCATTCGCTCTATCATGGAGCAGTGCACAAG TCAGAAGATCCCTGACATGCCTTCTGATGTGGTGGGAGCTCTGATGTTCTTGGAAGACTATGTGAAGTACACAAAACTGTCACGCAAG GTTGCCGAAGCCCATGTGCCCAGTTTCATTTTTGATGAATTCAGAACAATACTGTGA